One genomic region from Labeo rohita strain BAU-BD-2019 chromosome 7, IGBB_LRoh.1.0, whole genome shotgun sequence encodes:
- the nhsl2 gene encoding NHS-like protein 2 isoform X6 — MDVIMERLDVFRGKTAATNLDSESKRTAHFQSSWQQHVNVFGSWSRPECVQELHQEAQLNLQSLLQDFEEQLYDNRVTGQTFRHPSSQSSEDTSTTLSRSPSSLNNKKTEFVFVPANKQVCEDETTTLGVRAQDPTPCGSEKSLLGWNASLSPPVAEKPRWYLGRHTPAHLVPIEITGQSFDKHSAQHRELRAAFRTDSAVNPKTVRRPRSVVAGPDVTLHCQGDSKILAVDLIQGACSPGSSQPRSLEPTTENTGQQHIPLRKTQSDLEYSVPPSPKTPSGMMDHATLMCPSPSWNGPKGSTFSPSWNDSYNYALVTSPASKQPVSKTGMLTPGGEGGGLICPSQTSSGLSMSSGSHSSSFTSISEPCGHRVFTMSTQGGGIPIGKRNDIEGAASTAGTGNNKSEQEKRSTRSNVFRFRERSLSTPTDSGSFCSADNICSPGEAVPVVPEGESYALLYPSNSSEDSTSTDNVSVATGSDFLPDGRLRSRSRSISLKKSKKKPPPPVRSVSLMKNLSEVGGMGSYHSEGHFRDGRPKSLFIPRDIQDSFQPEFLIVKPEDDTDQAHSSLETSSDISQPADRETELGFPPHWQLNEWKSSNDPYRSLSGSSTATGTTVIECMKVRGSSESLNSPSTSRATSPSQLSIEAETKVSPFKPPCLMSPSSGYSSQSETPTPTISNTLITGPSPVGCKMRPKIPERKSSLPASAKDKSRSRLSFELPANSQLDLSSVKPKSKASRRHSDTSTANKPGKLSPSQSSLPMVTTTDLRNIRLRSVSRSELEDSPDGSSDIIEEEQSRDLSPPITPSNTKQSKPPVAMKPPLPKRPMNLMLKSPSSSPLAPESPPSSPVDRPMPVGNIYMVVRKPKPKRPAQASLSTPAIVPQEPLHSYVPPLPEFDLEHGIPIEEDLPSPSSPEREDKSKTLPSRLTISCLAELDKRKPKVPPPVPKKPNVLLLPSPSTQTNGGAEKQTLLSESISNSPTGQLVSDIEGDLFKDEDQDDPAKDHGNHKNSESYETFGNQEIDLVAEENSSKDSDSYQITERETPPAETVTETYAETEILEESNSAVDKTELHITEETDDDVFVHTPTTHTTEDLFTIIHRSKRKVLGRKEPTDSFGSRQCLVSPVKSSSTDLRTLGLGTTPRSSSRNENFMALLQKRSSKASSGTRVSAMELLKSTNPLARRVTEFSQSQPDGSATNTTKPAPQDQ; from the exons ATTTTGAGGAGCAGTTGTATGATAACAGAGTGACAGGACAGACATTCAGACACCCTTCGTCTCAGAGCTCGGAGGACACATCAACCACTCTCAGCCGGTCCCCTTCCTCACTTAACAACAAGAAGACGGAGTTCGTCTTTGTG cCTGCAAATAAGCAGGTGTGTGAGGATGAGACCACAACGTTAGGGGTCCGGGCACAGGACCCGACCCCGTGTGGTTCAGAGAAGTCACTTCTAGGCTGGAATGCATCACTGAGTCCACCTGTTGCAGAAAAACCTCGTTGGTACCTGGGCCGACATACTCCAGCTCACCTTGTACCCATTGAGATCACAG GCCAGAGCTTTGATAAGCACTCCGCACAGCACAGGGAACTGCGGGCTGCCTTTAGAACTGATTCAGCGGTCAACCCAAAAACCGTTCGCCGCCCGAGGAGTGTGGTTGCAGGCCCTGATGTCACGCTGCACTGCCAAG GTGACAGCAAAATTCTTGCTGTTGATCTAATACAAGGTGCCTGTTCCCCTGGATCCTCTCAACCCAGATCTTTGGAGCCAACCACCGAGAACACAGGCCAACAGCATATTCCCCTTCGGAAGACCCAGAGTGACCTGGAGTACAGTGTCCCCCCATCCCCAAAGACCCCATCAGGCATGATGGATCATGCCACTCTGATGTGCCCAAGCCCCTCCTGGAATGGCCCAAAAGGTTCTACTTTCTCTCCTTCCTGGAATGACTCTTACAACTATGCCTTGGTTACCAGCCCTGCTTCCAAGCAACCAGTATCTAAAACTGGAATGTTAACACCTGGAGGTGAAGGAGGTGGTTTAATCTGTCCATCCCAGACCAGTTCAGGCCTCTCCATGAGCTCAGGGTCACATTCCAGCTCTTTCACCTCCATCTCGGAACCATGTGGACACCGGGTGTTTACTATGTCCACACAGGGGGGTGGCATTCCTATAGGAAAACGGAATGATATTGAGGGGGCAGCTTCCACTGCAGGCACGGGAAATAACAAAAGTGAGCAGGAAAAGAGATCAACCCGATCCAATGTCTTTAGGTTCCGTGAACGTTCACTTTCAACACCAACAGACTCTGGATCATTTTGTTCAGCAGATAATATATGCTCTCCAGGTGAGGCTGTCCCTGTCGTTCCAGAGGGTGAGAGTTACGCCCTGTTATATCCGAGCAACAGCTCAGAGGATAGTACGAGCACAGATAACGTTTCTGTGGCCACAGGTTCAGACTTTCTTCCGGATGGTCGACTGAGGTCACGCTCACGCAGTATCTCACTAAAGAAATCTAAGAAAAAACCACCACCTCCAGTACGTAGTGTATCCCTGATGAAGAACCTGTCGGAGGTTGGAGGAATGGGCTCCTACCACAGTGAAGGACACTTCAGAGATGGCAGACCCAAAAGTCTCTTTATCCCTCGAGATATTCAAGATTCATTCCAGCCTGAGTTCCTAATTGTCAAGCCTGAGGACGACACAGATCAGGCCCACAGTAGCTTGGAGACATCTTCTGATATTTCTCAGCCTGCTGATAGGGAAACAGAGCTTGGGTTTCCTCCTCACTGGCAGCTCAATGAGTGGAAGTCCAGCAATGATCCCTACCGCTCACTGTCAGGTTCAAGCACAGCCACAGGTACCACAGTGATTGAATGCATGAAGGTTCGGGGTAGCTCAGAATCCCTAAATTCGCCCTCAACCTCACGAGCCACATCTCCATCCCAGCTCTCAATTGAGGCTGAGACCAAGGTATCCCCCTTCAAGCCCCCATGTCTCATGTCCCCATCCAGTGGCTACTCAAGCCAATCTGAAACTCCAACCCCAACTATATCAAACACCCTCATCACTGGACCTTCCCCAGTTGGCTGCAAGATGCGCCCAAAGATCCCAGAGCGTAAATCTTCCCTTCCAGCTTCTGCAAAGGATAAATCACGTTCACGTCTTTCATTTGAACTACCTGCGAACTCTCAACTGGATCTGTCCTCTGTCAAACCCAAGTCGAAAGCTAGCCGACGGCACTCTGACACATCTACAGCCAACAAACCAGGTAAACTGAGCCCTAGTCAGTCTTCACTGCCTATGGTGACAACAACAGACTTGCGAAACATCCGACTTCGTTCAGTAAGCCGTTCAGAACTTGAGGACAGTCCTGATGGCTCTTCTGACATTATAGAGGAAGAGCAAAGTCGAGATCTCAGCCCTCCTATTACTCCCTCTAACACAAAACAGTCAAAGCCACCAGTTGCAATGAAACCACCTCTGCCTAAACGACCCATGAACTTGATGCTTAAATCTCCCTCATCCTCTCCTCTGGCACCTGAATCTCCTCCATCTTCCCCTGTAGATCGACCCATGCCTGTGGGCAACATCTATATGGTTGTAAGAAAGCCCAAACCGAAGAGACCAGCTCAGGCATCACTCAGCACACCTGCAATAGTCCCACAAGAGCCACTCCACAGCTATGTACCTCCTCTCCCTGAGTTTGATCTGGAGCATGGGATTCCTATTGAAGAAGATCTTCCATCCCCAAGTAGCCCAGAGAGAGAGGACAAAAGTAAGACCCTTCCAAGCAGATTGACAATATCCTGTTTAGCAGAATTAGACAAAAGGAAGCCCAAGGTACCTCCTCCAGTGCCGAAAAAACCCAATGTCCTTCTTCTGCCTTCTCCAAGCACCCAGACCAATGGCGGGGCAGAAAAGCAAACTCTACTTTCCGAGAGTATCTCCAACTCACCTACAGGTCAACTGGTATCTGACATTGAAGGAGATTTGTTTAAAGATGAAGATCAAGATGATCCTGCAAAGGATCATGGAAACCATAAAAATTCAGAAAGTTATGAGACCTTTGGAAATCAAGAGATTGACCTGGTAGCTGAAGAGAACAGTTCAAAAGATTCAGATTCTTATCAAATTACGGAAAGAGAAACACCTCCAGCAGAGACAGTTACAg AAACTTATGCAGAAACAGAAATACTGGAAGAGAGCAACTCTGCAGTTGACAAGACCGAACTACACATTACAGAGGAAACAGACGATGATGTTTTTGTCCACACACCCACAACTCACACCACTGAGGACCTCTTTACCATCATACACAG GTCAAAGAGGAAAGTTCTTGGTCGCAAGGAACCAACGGATTCTTTTGGAAGCAGACAGTGTCTGGTCTCACCCGTGAAAAGCAGCAGCACAGACCTCCGAACTCTGGGTCTCGGAACCACTCCTAGGTCAAGCTCACGAAATGAGAACTTTATGGCTCTTCTCCAGAAGAGAAGCAGCAAAGCCAGCAGCGGGACCCGAGTTTCTGCCATGGAGTTGCTGAAGAGCACAAACCCCTTGGCACGACGAGTCACTGAGTTCTCTCAGTCACAGCCAGATGGGAGTgcaacaaacacaacaaaaccagcTCCACAGGACCAGTGA
- the nhsl2 gene encoding NHS-like protein 2 isoform X2 gives MTLSDGSDFYLIAAKPNFSFFTCALSKRLKVSYWFSSVVCLIHSQVLRDDFGFLAATNLDSESKRTAHFQSSWQQHVNVFGSWSRPECVQELHQEAQLNLQSLLQDFEEQLYDNRVTGQTFRHPSSQSSEDTSTTLSRSPSSLNNKKTEFVFVPANKQVCEDETTTLGVRAQDPTPCGSEKSLLGWNASLSPPVAEKPRWYLGRHTPAHLVPIEITGQSFDKHSAQHRELRAAFRTDSAVNPKTVRRPRSVVAGPDVTLHCQGDSKILAVDLIQGACSPGSSQPRSLEPTTENTGQQHIPLRKTQSDLEYSVPPSPKTPSGMMDHATLMCPSPSWNGPKGSTFSPSWNDSYNYALVTSPASKQPVSKTGMLTPGGEGGGLICPSQTSSGLSMSSGSHSSSFTSISEPCGHRVFTMSTQGGGIPIGKRNDIEGAASTAGTGNNKSEQEKRSTRSNVFRFRERSLSTPTDSGSFCSADNICSPGEAVPVVPEGESYALLYPSNSSEDSTSTDNVSVATGSDFLPDGRLRSRSRSISLKKSKKKPPPPVRSVSLMKNLSEVGGMGSYHSEGHFRDGRPKSLFIPRDIQDSFQPEFLIVKPEDDTDQAHSSLETSSDISQPADRETELGFPPHWQLNEWKSSNDPYRSLSGSSTATGTTVIECMKVRGSSESLNSPSTSRATSPSQLSIEAETKVSPFKPPCLMSPSSGYSSQSETPTPTISNTLITGPSPVGCKMRPKIPERKSSLPASAKDKSRSRLSFELPANSQLDLSSVKPKSKASRRHSDTSTANKPGKLSPSQSSLPMVTTTDLRNIRLRSVSRSELEDSPDGSSDIIEEEQSRDLSPPITPSNTKQSKPPVAMKPPLPKRPMNLMLKSPSSSPLAPESPPSSPVDRPMPVGNIYMVVRKPKPKRPAQASLSTPAIVPQEPLHSYVPPLPEFDLEHGIPIEEDLPSPSSPEREDKSKTLPSRLTISCLAELDKRKPKVPPPVPKKPNVLLLPSPSTQTNGGAEKQTLLSESISNSPTGQLVSDIEGDLFKDEDQDDPAKDHGNHKNSESYETFGNQEIDLVAEENSSKDSDSYQITERETPPAETVTETYAETEILEESNSAVDKTELHITEETDDDVFVHTPTTHTTEDLFTIIHRSKRKVLGRKEPTDSFGSRQCLVSPVKSSSTDLRTLGLGTTPRSSSRNENFMALLQKRSSKASSGTRVSAMELLKSTNPLARRVTEFSQSQPDGSATNTTKPAPQDQ, from the exons ATTTTGAGGAGCAGTTGTATGATAACAGAGTGACAGGACAGACATTCAGACACCCTTCGTCTCAGAGCTCGGAGGACACATCAACCACTCTCAGCCGGTCCCCTTCCTCACTTAACAACAAGAAGACGGAGTTCGTCTTTGTG cCTGCAAATAAGCAGGTGTGTGAGGATGAGACCACAACGTTAGGGGTCCGGGCACAGGACCCGACCCCGTGTGGTTCAGAGAAGTCACTTCTAGGCTGGAATGCATCACTGAGTCCACCTGTTGCAGAAAAACCTCGTTGGTACCTGGGCCGACATACTCCAGCTCACCTTGTACCCATTGAGATCACAG GCCAGAGCTTTGATAAGCACTCCGCACAGCACAGGGAACTGCGGGCTGCCTTTAGAACTGATTCAGCGGTCAACCCAAAAACCGTTCGCCGCCCGAGGAGTGTGGTTGCAGGCCCTGATGTCACGCTGCACTGCCAAG GTGACAGCAAAATTCTTGCTGTTGATCTAATACAAGGTGCCTGTTCCCCTGGATCCTCTCAACCCAGATCTTTGGAGCCAACCACCGAGAACACAGGCCAACAGCATATTCCCCTTCGGAAGACCCAGAGTGACCTGGAGTACAGTGTCCCCCCATCCCCAAAGACCCCATCAGGCATGATGGATCATGCCACTCTGATGTGCCCAAGCCCCTCCTGGAATGGCCCAAAAGGTTCTACTTTCTCTCCTTCCTGGAATGACTCTTACAACTATGCCTTGGTTACCAGCCCTGCTTCCAAGCAACCAGTATCTAAAACTGGAATGTTAACACCTGGAGGTGAAGGAGGTGGTTTAATCTGTCCATCCCAGACCAGTTCAGGCCTCTCCATGAGCTCAGGGTCACATTCCAGCTCTTTCACCTCCATCTCGGAACCATGTGGACACCGGGTGTTTACTATGTCCACACAGGGGGGTGGCATTCCTATAGGAAAACGGAATGATATTGAGGGGGCAGCTTCCACTGCAGGCACGGGAAATAACAAAAGTGAGCAGGAAAAGAGATCAACCCGATCCAATGTCTTTAGGTTCCGTGAACGTTCACTTTCAACACCAACAGACTCTGGATCATTTTGTTCAGCAGATAATATATGCTCTCCAGGTGAGGCTGTCCCTGTCGTTCCAGAGGGTGAGAGTTACGCCCTGTTATATCCGAGCAACAGCTCAGAGGATAGTACGAGCACAGATAACGTTTCTGTGGCCACAGGTTCAGACTTTCTTCCGGATGGTCGACTGAGGTCACGCTCACGCAGTATCTCACTAAAGAAATCTAAGAAAAAACCACCACCTCCAGTACGTAGTGTATCCCTGATGAAGAACCTGTCGGAGGTTGGAGGAATGGGCTCCTACCACAGTGAAGGACACTTCAGAGATGGCAGACCCAAAAGTCTCTTTATCCCTCGAGATATTCAAGATTCATTCCAGCCTGAGTTCCTAATTGTCAAGCCTGAGGACGACACAGATCAGGCCCACAGTAGCTTGGAGACATCTTCTGATATTTCTCAGCCTGCTGATAGGGAAACAGAGCTTGGGTTTCCTCCTCACTGGCAGCTCAATGAGTGGAAGTCCAGCAATGATCCCTACCGCTCACTGTCAGGTTCAAGCACAGCCACAGGTACCACAGTGATTGAATGCATGAAGGTTCGGGGTAGCTCAGAATCCCTAAATTCGCCCTCAACCTCACGAGCCACATCTCCATCCCAGCTCTCAATTGAGGCTGAGACCAAGGTATCCCCCTTCAAGCCCCCATGTCTCATGTCCCCATCCAGTGGCTACTCAAGCCAATCTGAAACTCCAACCCCAACTATATCAAACACCCTCATCACTGGACCTTCCCCAGTTGGCTGCAAGATGCGCCCAAAGATCCCAGAGCGTAAATCTTCCCTTCCAGCTTCTGCAAAGGATAAATCACGTTCACGTCTTTCATTTGAACTACCTGCGAACTCTCAACTGGATCTGTCCTCTGTCAAACCCAAGTCGAAAGCTAGCCGACGGCACTCTGACACATCTACAGCCAACAAACCAGGTAAACTGAGCCCTAGTCAGTCTTCACTGCCTATGGTGACAACAACAGACTTGCGAAACATCCGACTTCGTTCAGTAAGCCGTTCAGAACTTGAGGACAGTCCTGATGGCTCTTCTGACATTATAGAGGAAGAGCAAAGTCGAGATCTCAGCCCTCCTATTACTCCCTCTAACACAAAACAGTCAAAGCCACCAGTTGCAATGAAACCACCTCTGCCTAAACGACCCATGAACTTGATGCTTAAATCTCCCTCATCCTCTCCTCTGGCACCTGAATCTCCTCCATCTTCCCCTGTAGATCGACCCATGCCTGTGGGCAACATCTATATGGTTGTAAGAAAGCCCAAACCGAAGAGACCAGCTCAGGCATCACTCAGCACACCTGCAATAGTCCCACAAGAGCCACTCCACAGCTATGTACCTCCTCTCCCTGAGTTTGATCTGGAGCATGGGATTCCTATTGAAGAAGATCTTCCATCCCCAAGTAGCCCAGAGAGAGAGGACAAAAGTAAGACCCTTCCAAGCAGATTGACAATATCCTGTTTAGCAGAATTAGACAAAAGGAAGCCCAAGGTACCTCCTCCAGTGCCGAAAAAACCCAATGTCCTTCTTCTGCCTTCTCCAAGCACCCAGACCAATGGCGGGGCAGAAAAGCAAACTCTACTTTCCGAGAGTATCTCCAACTCACCTACAGGTCAACTGGTATCTGACATTGAAGGAGATTTGTTTAAAGATGAAGATCAAGATGATCCTGCAAAGGATCATGGAAACCATAAAAATTCAGAAAGTTATGAGACCTTTGGAAATCAAGAGATTGACCTGGTAGCTGAAGAGAACAGTTCAAAAGATTCAGATTCTTATCAAATTACGGAAAGAGAAACACCTCCAGCAGAGACAGTTACAg AAACTTATGCAGAAACAGAAATACTGGAAGAGAGCAACTCTGCAGTTGACAAGACCGAACTACACATTACAGAGGAAACAGACGATGATGTTTTTGTCCACACACCCACAACTCACACCACTGAGGACCTCTTTACCATCATACACAG GTCAAAGAGGAAAGTTCTTGGTCGCAAGGAACCAACGGATTCTTTTGGAAGCAGACAGTGTCTGGTCTCACCCGTGAAAAGCAGCAGCACAGACCTCCGAACTCTGGGTCTCGGAACCACTCCTAGGTCAAGCTCACGAAATGAGAACTTTATGGCTCTTCTCCAGAAGAGAAGCAGCAAAGCCAGCAGCGGGACCCGAGTTTCTGCCATGGAGTTGCTGAAGAGCACAAACCCCTTGGCACGACGAGTCACTGAGTTCTCTCAGTCACAGCCAGATGGGAGTgcaacaaacacaacaaaaccagcTCCACAGGACCAGTGA
- the nhsl2 gene encoding NHS-like protein 2 isoform X4, with translation MRWRRRRSPGQGRQGETRGTEAAFTMPFFKAATNLDSESKRTAHFQSSWQQHVNVFGSWSRPECVQELHQEAQLNLQSLLQDFEEQLYDNRVTGQTFRHPSSQSSEDTSTTLSRSPSSLNNKKTEFVFVPANKQVCEDETTTLGVRAQDPTPCGSEKSLLGWNASLSPPVAEKPRWYLGRHTPAHLVPIEITGQSFDKHSAQHRELRAAFRTDSAVNPKTVRRPRSVVAGPDVTLHCQGDSKILAVDLIQGACSPGSSQPRSLEPTTENTGQQHIPLRKTQSDLEYSVPPSPKTPSGMMDHATLMCPSPSWNGPKGSTFSPSWNDSYNYALVTSPASKQPVSKTGMLTPGGEGGGLICPSQTSSGLSMSSGSHSSSFTSISEPCGHRVFTMSTQGGGIPIGKRNDIEGAASTAGTGNNKSEQEKRSTRSNVFRFRERSLSTPTDSGSFCSADNICSPGEAVPVVPEGESYALLYPSNSSEDSTSTDNVSVATGSDFLPDGRLRSRSRSISLKKSKKKPPPPVRSVSLMKNLSEVGGMGSYHSEGHFRDGRPKSLFIPRDIQDSFQPEFLIVKPEDDTDQAHSSLETSSDISQPADRETELGFPPHWQLNEWKSSNDPYRSLSGSSTATGTTVIECMKVRGSSESLNSPSTSRATSPSQLSIEAETKVSPFKPPCLMSPSSGYSSQSETPTPTISNTLITGPSPVGCKMRPKIPERKSSLPASAKDKSRSRLSFELPANSQLDLSSVKPKSKASRRHSDTSTANKPGKLSPSQSSLPMVTTTDLRNIRLRSVSRSELEDSPDGSSDIIEEEQSRDLSPPITPSNTKQSKPPVAMKPPLPKRPMNLMLKSPSSSPLAPESPPSSPVDRPMPVGNIYMVVRKPKPKRPAQASLSTPAIVPQEPLHSYVPPLPEFDLEHGIPIEEDLPSPSSPEREDKSKTLPSRLTISCLAELDKRKPKVPPPVPKKPNVLLLPSPSTQTNGGAEKQTLLSESISNSPTGQLVSDIEGDLFKDEDQDDPAKDHGNHKNSESYETFGNQEIDLVAEENSSKDSDSYQITERETPPAETVTETYAETEILEESNSAVDKTELHITEETDDDVFVHTPTTHTTEDLFTIIHRSKRKVLGRKEPTDSFGSRQCLVSPVKSSSTDLRTLGLGTTPRSSSRNENFMALLQKRSSKASSGTRVSAMELLKSTNPLARRVTEFSQSQPDGSATNTTKPAPQDQ, from the exons ATTTTGAGGAGCAGTTGTATGATAACAGAGTGACAGGACAGACATTCAGACACCCTTCGTCTCAGAGCTCGGAGGACACATCAACCACTCTCAGCCGGTCCCCTTCCTCACTTAACAACAAGAAGACGGAGTTCGTCTTTGTG cCTGCAAATAAGCAGGTGTGTGAGGATGAGACCACAACGTTAGGGGTCCGGGCACAGGACCCGACCCCGTGTGGTTCAGAGAAGTCACTTCTAGGCTGGAATGCATCACTGAGTCCACCTGTTGCAGAAAAACCTCGTTGGTACCTGGGCCGACATACTCCAGCTCACCTTGTACCCATTGAGATCACAG GCCAGAGCTTTGATAAGCACTCCGCACAGCACAGGGAACTGCGGGCTGCCTTTAGAACTGATTCAGCGGTCAACCCAAAAACCGTTCGCCGCCCGAGGAGTGTGGTTGCAGGCCCTGATGTCACGCTGCACTGCCAAG GTGACAGCAAAATTCTTGCTGTTGATCTAATACAAGGTGCCTGTTCCCCTGGATCCTCTCAACCCAGATCTTTGGAGCCAACCACCGAGAACACAGGCCAACAGCATATTCCCCTTCGGAAGACCCAGAGTGACCTGGAGTACAGTGTCCCCCCATCCCCAAAGACCCCATCAGGCATGATGGATCATGCCACTCTGATGTGCCCAAGCCCCTCCTGGAATGGCCCAAAAGGTTCTACTTTCTCTCCTTCCTGGAATGACTCTTACAACTATGCCTTGGTTACCAGCCCTGCTTCCAAGCAACCAGTATCTAAAACTGGAATGTTAACACCTGGAGGTGAAGGAGGTGGTTTAATCTGTCCATCCCAGACCAGTTCAGGCCTCTCCATGAGCTCAGGGTCACATTCCAGCTCTTTCACCTCCATCTCGGAACCATGTGGACACCGGGTGTTTACTATGTCCACACAGGGGGGTGGCATTCCTATAGGAAAACGGAATGATATTGAGGGGGCAGCTTCCACTGCAGGCACGGGAAATAACAAAAGTGAGCAGGAAAAGAGATCAACCCGATCCAATGTCTTTAGGTTCCGTGAACGTTCACTTTCAACACCAACAGACTCTGGATCATTTTGTTCAGCAGATAATATATGCTCTCCAGGTGAGGCTGTCCCTGTCGTTCCAGAGGGTGAGAGTTACGCCCTGTTATATCCGAGCAACAGCTCAGAGGATAGTACGAGCACAGATAACGTTTCTGTGGCCACAGGTTCAGACTTTCTTCCGGATGGTCGACTGAGGTCACGCTCACGCAGTATCTCACTAAAGAAATCTAAGAAAAAACCACCACCTCCAGTACGTAGTGTATCCCTGATGAAGAACCTGTCGGAGGTTGGAGGAATGGGCTCCTACCACAGTGAAGGACACTTCAGAGATGGCAGACCCAAAAGTCTCTTTATCCCTCGAGATATTCAAGATTCATTCCAGCCTGAGTTCCTAATTGTCAAGCCTGAGGACGACACAGATCAGGCCCACAGTAGCTTGGAGACATCTTCTGATATTTCTCAGCCTGCTGATAGGGAAACAGAGCTTGGGTTTCCTCCTCACTGGCAGCTCAATGAGTGGAAGTCCAGCAATGATCCCTACCGCTCACTGTCAGGTTCAAGCACAGCCACAGGTACCACAGTGATTGAATGCATGAAGGTTCGGGGTAGCTCAGAATCCCTAAATTCGCCCTCAACCTCACGAGCCACATCTCCATCCCAGCTCTCAATTGAGGCTGAGACCAAGGTATCCCCCTTCAAGCCCCCATGTCTCATGTCCCCATCCAGTGGCTACTCAAGCCAATCTGAAACTCCAACCCCAACTATATCAAACACCCTCATCACTGGACCTTCCCCAGTTGGCTGCAAGATGCGCCCAAAGATCCCAGAGCGTAAATCTTCCCTTCCAGCTTCTGCAAAGGATAAATCACGTTCACGTCTTTCATTTGAACTACCTGCGAACTCTCAACTGGATCTGTCCTCTGTCAAACCCAAGTCGAAAGCTAGCCGACGGCACTCTGACACATCTACAGCCAACAAACCAGGTAAACTGAGCCCTAGTCAGTCTTCACTGCCTATGGTGACAACAACAGACTTGCGAAACATCCGACTTCGTTCAGTAAGCCGTTCAGAACTTGAGGACAGTCCTGATGGCTCTTCTGACATTATAGAGGAAGAGCAAAGTCGAGATCTCAGCCCTCCTATTACTCCCTCTAACACAAAACAGTCAAAGCCACCAGTTGCAATGAAACCACCTCTGCCTAAACGACCCATGAACTTGATGCTTAAATCTCCCTCATCCTCTCCTCTGGCACCTGAATCTCCTCCATCTTCCCCTGTAGATCGACCCATGCCTGTGGGCAACATCTATATGGTTGTAAGAAAGCCCAAACCGAAGAGACCAGCTCAGGCATCACTCAGCACACCTGCAATAGTCCCACAAGAGCCACTCCACAGCTATGTACCTCCTCTCCCTGAGTTTGATCTGGAGCATGGGATTCCTATTGAAGAAGATCTTCCATCCCCAAGTAGCCCAGAGAGAGAGGACAAAAGTAAGACCCTTCCAAGCAGATTGACAATATCCTGTTTAGCAGAATTAGACAAAAGGAAGCCCAAGGTACCTCCTCCAGTGCCGAAAAAACCCAATGTCCTTCTTCTGCCTTCTCCAAGCACCCAGACCAATGGCGGGGCAGAAAAGCAAACTCTACTTTCCGAGAGTATCTCCAACTCACCTACAGGTCAACTGGTATCTGACATTGAAGGAGATTTGTTTAAAGATGAAGATCAAGATGATCCTGCAAAGGATCATGGAAACCATAAAAATTCAGAAAGTTATGAGACCTTTGGAAATCAAGAGATTGACCTGGTAGCTGAAGAGAACAGTTCAAAAGATTCAGATTCTTATCAAATTACGGAAAGAGAAACACCTCCAGCAGAGACAGTTACAg AAACTTATGCAGAAACAGAAATACTGGAAGAGAGCAACTCTGCAGTTGACAAGACCGAACTACACATTACAGAGGAAACAGACGATGATGTTTTTGTCCACACACCCACAACTCACACCACTGAGGACCTCTTTACCATCATACACAG GTCAAAGAGGAAAGTTCTTGGTCGCAAGGAACCAACGGATTCTTTTGGAAGCAGACAGTGTCTGGTCTCACCCGTGAAAAGCAGCAGCACAGACCTCCGAACTCTGGGTCTCGGAACCACTCCTAGGTCAAGCTCACGAAATGAGAACTTTATGGCTCTTCTCCAGAAGAGAAGCAGCAAAGCCAGCAGCGGGACCCGAGTTTCTGCCATGGAGTTGCTGAAGAGCACAAACCCCTTGGCACGACGAGTCACTGAGTTCTCTCAGTCACAGCCAGATGGGAGTgcaacaaacacaacaaaaccagcTCCACAGGACCAGTGA